A single window of Anaerocolumna chitinilytica DNA harbors:
- a CDS encoding DUF6774 domain-containing protein produces the protein MNKRRCRLSSCELVTLVTAIACNIANCYSEEEVELFAVVFAQLGDTLATIQVREAALSANNSEEQEEDSSCGDTNEDSSDDSDNNSNKGTSNDSNNDNKNNSDTDSDKSSNPCSDKSSDTSSNPCSNKSSDTSSNPCSDKSSDKSSKPCSDKSSDKHSNPCSDKSSDNTSEKDSDTDSDNTSNDNNNDNNNNSSGKTPYNCSE, from the coding sequence ATGAATAAAAGGCGCTGTAGATTGTCTTCCTGTGAACTTGTTACTCTTGTTACGGCAATTGCCTGCAATATTGCTAATTGTTACTCCGAAGAAGAGGTGGAACTTTTTGCCGTCGTTTTTGCTCAGCTTGGGGATACCCTTGCTACCATTCAGGTAAGAGAAGCTGCCTTATCCGCGAATAACTCAGAGGAACAAGAAGAGGACTCCTCCTGCGGTGATACGAATGAGGACTCCTCTGATGATTCTGATAATAATTCAAATAAGGGAACTTCTAACGATTCCAATAATGATAACAAGAATAATTCTGATACAGATTCCGATAAGAGCTCCAACCCATGTTCTGATAAGAGTTCTGATACGAGCTCTAACCCATGCTCCAATAAGAGTTCTGATACGAGCTCTAACCCATGCTCCGATAAAAGTTCCGATAAGAGCTCCAAACCATGCTCCGATAAGAGTTCTGATAAACACTCCAACCCATGCTCCGATAAGAGTTCGGATAATACTTCCGAAAAAGATTCGGATACGGATTCAGATAATACTTCCAACGATAATAATAACGATAACAATAATAATAGCTCCGGTAAAACACCTTATAACTGTTCCGAATGA
- a CDS encoding LysR family transcriptional regulator produces the protein MELHYLKIFHTIAKYLSFKKASEVLCVSQPALSIQIKKLESGTGLKLFNKIGNRIVLSEDGEMLYRYTQKIFAVVEELENHIQNLGNEIAGTINLGASNTPGVYILPKVIGEMKKRYPKVSVNLHVADTSEIANLIENGTLDVAVNGGNGNYNNNIYAQKLFQDRLVIVASPDNPLAAKNSIEIQELSDITFVVHSITSQLYTYYKKFIEEYGLTENIGMHFGSIDAIKYAIYADLGVSILPFYAVKSEIEKGMLTELHVDCDKLEYPYSLIYNKNKHLSVTTGKFIEIIKEVILN, from the coding sequence GTGGAACTGCATTATCTAAAAATATTTCATACCATAGCAAAATACTTGAGCTTTAAAAAGGCTTCTGAGGTTCTTTGTGTCAGTCAGCCAGCTCTCTCCATTCAGATAAAGAAGCTTGAGAGCGGAACCGGGCTGAAGCTATTTAATAAAATAGGAAACAGAATTGTATTAAGTGAAGACGGTGAGATGCTCTACCGCTATACCCAAAAGATATTTGCTGTTGTGGAGGAACTGGAGAACCACATTCAAAATCTTGGGAATGAGATAGCCGGAACGATAAATTTAGGTGCAAGCAATACGCCGGGAGTATATATTCTCCCGAAAGTCATTGGTGAAATGAAGAAGAGATACCCCAAGGTTTCTGTCAATCTTCATGTGGCGGATACTTCGGAAATTGCCAACCTGATCGAAAATGGAACCCTTGATGTGGCGGTAAACGGTGGCAACGGTAATTACAACAATAATATCTATGCCCAAAAATTGTTTCAGGATAGGTTGGTGATAGTAGCTTCACCGGACAACCCTCTTGCAGCAAAGAATTCCATTGAGATTCAGGAATTATCCGATATAACCTTTGTGGTCCATAGCATAACCTCGCAGCTTTATACTTATTATAAGAAGTTTATAGAGGAATATGGGCTGACGGAAAATATCGGTATGCACTTTGGAAGTATTGATGCTATTAAGTATGCTATTTATGCAGATCTTGGAGTATCCATCCTCCCCTTTTATGCTGTGAAATCAGAGATTGAAAAAGGAATGCTTACAGAACTGCATGTTGACTGTGACAAGTTAGAATATCCATATAGTCTGATCTATAACAAAAACAAACATTTGTCGGTAACAACCGGTAAATTTATTGAGATAATAAAAGAAGTTATTTTAAATTAA
- a CDS encoding DMT family transporter, with protein sequence MSSTHTIKGHIAALFSVIFWGTTFISTKVLLKAFSPFEILILRFLIGYIALWCIKPGKIEKIPGQKISHELLFLGAGLSGVTFYFLMENNALTLTYASNVGVIVSTAPFFTALMAHFLLKNERFRPSFFLGFLAAIAGICLISYNGSTVLSLNPMGDLLALAAAFVWGIYSIFTKKISDLGYNMMLATRKIFLYGLITMLPLIPFFHPSYDYKEIIKPVHLGNLLYLSLGASALCYVIWNWATKVLGAVKTSLYIYIIPVIAILTSALFLHERMTLIGALGTILTIAGLVISENPFSKKTTSAVKSIDIHKQ encoded by the coding sequence ATGTCATCAACACATACAATAAAGGGCCATATTGCGGCCTTATTCAGCGTAATATTTTGGGGTACTACATTTATATCAACCAAGGTATTATTAAAAGCTTTTTCCCCTTTTGAAATATTAATCCTGCGCTTCCTTATCGGATATATCGCTCTATGGTGCATCAAACCAGGCAAAATTGAAAAGATACCAGGTCAAAAAATATCCCATGAGCTGCTGTTCTTAGGAGCTGGTTTATCCGGCGTTACGTTCTATTTTCTTATGGAGAATAACGCATTAACTTTGACCTATGCCTCCAATGTAGGTGTCATTGTTTCCACTGCACCCTTCTTTACCGCACTGATGGCACACTTTCTATTAAAGAATGAACGATTCCGTCCCTCTTTTTTTCTTGGCTTTTTAGCAGCCATAGCGGGGATATGTCTTATCAGTTACAATGGAAGTACTGTTCTTTCTTTGAACCCAATGGGTGATTTACTTGCCCTGGCTGCTGCCTTCGTATGGGGTATATACTCCATTTTCACAAAGAAGATCAGTGATTTAGGATACAACATGATGCTGGCAACCCGTAAAATCTTCCTGTACGGACTTATTACCATGCTGCCGTTAATCCCCTTCTTTCACCCCTCCTATGATTATAAGGAGATTATAAAACCGGTACATTTGGGGAATCTGTTATATTTGAGTCTCGGAGCTTCCGCACTGTGCTATGTAATCTGGAACTGGGCTACAAAAGTGCTGGGAGCCGTTAAGACAAGCCTTTACATATATATCATCCCGGTAATTGCAATCCTAACCTCCGCCTTATTCCTTCATGAAAGGATGACCTTAATAGGTGCTTTGGGTACTATACTAACCATAGCCGGTCTTGTAATATCAGAAAATCCTTTTTCCAAAAAGACAACTTCCGCAGTTAAATCAATTGATATCCATAAACAGTGA
- the serS gene encoding serine--tRNA ligase, which produces MLDIKLVRENPDIVKQNIKNKFQDNKLGLVDEVIELDAQSRATKQEADALRSERNKISKQIGGLMAQGKKEEAEEMKAKVNAESERLAELEAKEAELEERIKKIMMTIPNIIDPSVPIGKDDSENVEVKRYGEPVVPDFEIPYHSEIMEKFNGIDLDSARKVAGNGFYYLMGDIARLHSAVISYARDFMIDRGFTYCIPPYMIRSDVVTGVMSFAEMDAMMYKIEGEDLYLIGTSEHSMIGKFIDTILPEETLPQTLTSYSPCFRKEKGAHGLEERGVYRIHQFEKQEMIVVCNPEDSPKWFDVLWQNTVDLFRSLDIPVRTLECCSGDLADLKVKSIDVEAWSPRQKKYFEVGSCSNLGDAQARRLKIRVVGKDGKYFAHTLNNTVVAPPRMLIAFLENNLNADGSVNIPKALQPYMGGKTVIK; this is translated from the coding sequence ATGTTAGACATTAAATTGGTCAGAGAAAATCCTGATATTGTAAAACAGAATATCAAGAACAAGTTCCAGGACAACAAGCTTGGCCTGGTGGATGAGGTTATTGAACTGGATGCCCAGTCCAGAGCCACAAAGCAGGAGGCTGATGCTCTAAGATCTGAAAGAAATAAGATATCCAAGCAAATCGGCGGTCTCATGGCTCAAGGCAAAAAAGAAGAAGCCGAAGAAATGAAAGCAAAAGTAAACGCAGAATCTGAAAGACTGGCCGAACTGGAAGCAAAAGAAGCCGAGCTGGAAGAACGTATTAAGAAAATCATGATGACTATTCCCAATATAATTGATCCCAGTGTTCCTATCGGCAAGGATGACAGTGAAAATGTTGAAGTAAAACGCTATGGTGAACCGGTGGTTCCGGATTTTGAAATTCCTTACCATTCAGAAATCATGGAGAAATTCAATGGAATCGATTTAGATAGCGCAAGAAAGGTTGCTGGTAACGGCTTTTATTATCTCATGGGTGATATCGCAAGACTTCACTCTGCTGTTATCTCCTATGCCAGAGATTTTATGATTGACAGAGGATTTACTTATTGTATTCCTCCCTATATGATTAGAAGCGACGTTGTCACAGGTGTTATGAGCTTTGCAGAAATGGATGCCATGATGTACAAGATTGAAGGGGAAGATTTATACCTTATCGGTACCAGCGAGCATTCAATGATCGGTAAGTTCATTGATACTATTCTTCCGGAAGAAACTCTTCCTCAGACCTTAACCAGCTACTCACCTTGTTTCCGTAAAGAAAAAGGTGCTCACGGTCTGGAGGAACGCGGCGTATACCGTATTCACCAGTTCGAGAAACAGGAAATGATTGTAGTATGTAATCCGGAGGACAGCCCTAAGTGGTTCGATGTGTTATGGCAGAATACCGTTGATCTTTTCCGCTCCCTTGATATTCCTGTAAGAACCCTGGAGTGCTGCTCCGGTGATCTCGCAGACCTGAAGGTTAAGTCTATTGATGTGGAAGCCTGGTCTCCCAGACAGAAGAAATACTTTGAAGTAGGCAGCTGTTCCAACCTTGGTGATGCACAGGCCCGCCGTTTAAAAATCCGTGTTGTAGGCAAAGACGGCAAGTACTTTGCACATACCCTGAATAATACGGTAGTTGCTCCTCCGAGAATGTTAATTGCATTCCTGGAAAACAACTTAAACGCTGACGGATCTGTTAATATCCCGAAAGCATTGCAGCCGTATATGGGCGGTAAGACGGTTATCAAATAA
- a CDS encoding ABC transporter ATP-binding protein: MLKKLMKAFPYLLLSLMVSFLLAGLDAVVTKKMLGILDFALKGNIQEVKSQTPSLLAGAVLLVPLGIAEAITGNFYRKRVNLNIKNYYIDKVFGKNIREFQKENNGRYLSAMTNDFNTLETNLIMGIYMVGRAAINFLAGMWLLSTVDYRMILFAILIIAVNLTISFLTSKPMKKNYKERSDLFDGYTSYIKEVLSAFHIVKNYNLQEKVTQDYYQKSEEIQHKGFIIDRMMSFVNASQNFFMNGSFYGILCGIGYLAVIGKITAGGLIVIMEGINRMTFPIFDLAENLPKLFTAGDLIQKIEESLQNADSYEETVELKEFESGIEFKQVGFHYEDDEKQILNNINLTLKKNGKYLVVGPSGGGKSTFLRLLRKYVNPTEGKILIDGYNMMDVKKEDYFGLIANIEQQVFLFEDTVRNNITLYKEYSDEEIMKAIKDAGLSDFVNRLPEGLDSIIYENGKNISGGERSRIVIARALLSKARILFMDEAFASLDMERAKEIEKTILGLKDITVINVSHVIFQDTKSSYDKVITIKGTSDIMVA, encoded by the coding sequence ATGTTAAAAAAATTAATGAAAGCGTTTCCCTACCTCCTGTTGTCGTTAATGGTATCTTTTCTGTTAGCAGGGCTGGATGCGGTGGTTACAAAAAAAATGCTTGGTATATTGGATTTTGCTCTTAAAGGAAATATCCAGGAAGTAAAATCCCAGACGCCGTCTCTCCTTGCTGGCGCAGTATTACTTGTACCTTTGGGGATAGCAGAAGCAATCACCGGCAACTTCTATCGGAAAAGGGTTAATCTAAATATAAAGAATTATTACATCGATAAGGTATTTGGTAAAAATATCCGGGAATTTCAGAAAGAAAATAACGGCAGATACCTTTCGGCAATGACCAATGATTTTAACACCCTGGAAACAAACCTTATTATGGGAATCTATATGGTTGGAAGAGCAGCAATTAACTTCCTTGCCGGTATGTGGCTGCTCTCGACGGTGGATTACCGTATGATTCTCTTTGCTATATTGATTATTGCGGTGAATCTTACCATCTCCTTCCTTACTTCCAAACCTATGAAGAAGAACTATAAGGAGCGAAGTGATTTATTTGATGGTTATACCTCATACATTAAAGAAGTCCTTTCAGCCTTTCATATCGTTAAGAATTACAATCTTCAGGAGAAGGTTACCCAGGATTATTACCAGAAGAGTGAAGAAATACAGCACAAAGGTTTTATTATAGATCGCATGATGTCCTTTGTTAATGCCTCTCAGAACTTCTTCATGAATGGAAGCTTCTACGGAATTCTCTGCGGGATTGGCTATCTGGCAGTCATCGGTAAAATAACAGCAGGTGGTTTGATTGTAATTATGGAAGGTATTAACCGCATGACCTTTCCCATCTTTGATCTGGCGGAGAATCTGCCAAAGCTTTTTACCGCAGGTGATCTGATTCAGAAAATAGAAGAGTCCTTGCAGAATGCAGATAGTTATGAGGAAACTGTAGAATTAAAAGAATTTGAGAGCGGAATCGAGTTTAAACAGGTGGGATTTCATTATGAAGACGATGAAAAGCAGATATTAAACAACATAAATCTCACACTTAAGAAGAATGGCAAGTATCTGGTAGTTGGACCAAGCGGCGGCGGAAAGTCTACCTTCTTAAGACTGCTTCGTAAATATGTCAATCCAACAGAAGGAAAAATTCTGATTGACGGATATAATATGATGGATGTGAAAAAAGAAGATTATTTTGGACTAATTGCAAATATTGAACAGCAGGTCTTCTTATTTGAGGATACTGTCCGTAATAATATTACGCTTTATAAGGAATACAGCGATGAAGAAATAATGAAAGCAATTAAAGATGCCGGTCTATCAGACTTCGTAAACAGACTGCCGGAGGGACTTGATTCAATTATATACGAAAACGGAAAGAATATCTCCGGTGGTGAGAGAAGCCGTATCGTTATAGCCAGAGCACTGCTTAGTAAAGCCAGAATTCTCTTTATGGATGAAGCCTTTGCCTCCCTGGACATGGAGAGGGCCAAAGAAATTGAAAAGACCATACTTGGTCTGAAAGACATTACCGTAATTAATGTAAGCCATGTCATTTTTCAGGATACAAAAAGCTCTTATGATAAGGTTATAACTATAAAGGGTACTAGCGATATTATGGTAGCTTAA
- a CDS encoding ABC transporter ATP-binding protein, producing MKELLLKRKSKFIQYLFATFLFIGDHFAQMGIFVLLLRAIEKGDVKHFGIVAGITILFIIYAPLNFVISRLLRIRYMRDTILDVRKQAFDKIIHMSFKRFSAKSKEIYISNLINDINTFENKFFISLLNYLINMGMFLLSILILVFLDYKLAIAMAIQAVLLTALANVFAGKATALEQELSESNENFTMDMANTFNGMEILKLNHIEEKFKEKSMDAVTRAENKKFAAAFFTDMQRHVIRIISFVSSVAVMIYLAYSFINGLSLSMGGFLFQLCSSSGNYLISAFPMKNQMKASMTIYKKIAEPEEGVEEADKGNEEFHFHNKINFNHVSFSYDKREIFKDASFTIEKGKKYLIKGTSGAGKSTLMSLLAKTTEDYTGEITADGIDYRHINEKSFHGQVAFVYQDVFLFEDTIRNNIALYQDIPEDKIEFAVKVCGLESICKEREAGLEAMLSENGKNLSGGQRQRISIARAIAKDAEILFVDEGTSSLNEELGREIEKVFLELDNTVIAISHRYYEEVTDKYDYVLEIKNGRIHQFSAQEYFHEVLMWRA from the coding sequence ATGAAAGAATTATTGTTAAAGCGTAAGAGTAAATTTATCCAGTACTTATTTGCGACCTTCCTGTTTATCGGGGACCATTTTGCTCAGATGGGGATATTCGTGCTGTTACTTAGGGCTATCGAAAAGGGAGATGTGAAGCATTTTGGTATTGTAGCAGGTATAACGATCCTGTTTATTATATATGCACCACTGAATTTTGTGATATCCAGATTGCTACGTATCCGCTATATGAGGGATACCATACTGGATGTCAGGAAGCAGGCCTTTGATAAGATTATACATATGTCCTTTAAACGATTTTCAGCCAAGTCTAAGGAAATCTATATTTCGAATCTGATTAATGATATCAATACCTTTGAAAATAAATTCTTTATCAGTCTGCTGAATTACCTGATTAATATGGGAATGTTCCTGCTGTCTATCTTAATCCTTGTATTTCTGGACTATAAATTAGCCATTGCTATGGCTATTCAGGCGGTACTATTAACAGCTCTGGCTAATGTATTTGCCGGAAAGGCTACTGCTCTGGAGCAGGAGCTCTCAGAAAGCAATGAGAACTTTACAATGGACATGGCGAATACCTTTAATGGTATGGAAATCTTAAAACTTAACCATATCGAAGAGAAATTTAAAGAGAAGAGTATGGATGCAGTTACAAGAGCGGAAAATAAAAAGTTTGCCGCTGCCTTCTTTACAGATATGCAAAGGCACGTTATCCGAATAATATCCTTTGTTTCTTCTGTAGCAGTTATGATTTATCTGGCTTATAGCTTCATAAACGGTTTAAGCCTGAGTATGGGCGGCTTTTTATTTCAGCTCTGTTCCTCCAGCGGCAATTATCTGATTAGTGCCTTTCCGATGAAAAATCAAATGAAGGCCTCTATGACTATCTACAAAAAGATAGCAGAGCCGGAGGAAGGTGTGGAAGAAGCGGATAAGGGCAACGAGGAATTTCACTTTCACAACAAGATTAATTTTAATCATGTAAGCTTTTCTTATGATAAAAGGGAGATATTTAAAGATGCTTCCTTTACCATAGAAAAGGGAAAAAAGTATCTAATAAAAGGTACCAGCGGTGCCGGTAAATCCACTCTTATGAGCCTTCTTGCAAAAACCACGGAGGATTATACCGGTGAGATAACAGCGGATGGCATCGATTACAGGCATATAAACGAAAAGTCCTTCCATGGACAGGTTGCATTTGTCTATCAGGATGTATTTCTCTTTGAGGATACAATCCGCAATAACATCGCATTATATCAGGATATCCCGGAGGATAAGATAGAATTTGCCGTTAAAGTCTGCGGACTTGAAAGTATCTGCAAAGAAAGGGAAGCAGGACTGGAGGCCATGCTTTCAGAAAACGGAAAGAATCTCTCAGGAGGACAAAGGCAGAGAATATCCATTGCCAGAGCGATTGCTAAGGATGCGGAGATTCTCTTTGTAGATGAAGGAACCTCCAGCTTAAATGAAGAATTGGGAAGAGAAATAGAAAAAGTATTTTTAGAGTTGGACAATACGGTGATTGCAATCAGCCACCGTTATTATGAGGAGGTCACAGATAAATATGATTATGTCTTGGAAATTAAGAACGGAAGAATACATCAGTTCAGTGCACAGGAGTATTTTCATGAGGTATTGATGTGGAGAGCATAG
- a CDS encoding helix-turn-helix domain-containing protein translates to MFSTLEVGRKIAEFRKQKNMTQMELADALGISYQAVSNWERGNSMPDISKLSELVSVLDCTIDELLGNKKESDLFQNIIKGKEKEYVKEQKISIEDVASAGPALKPSQTESLLETIITENADKVSLKDLVKVAPFVSEEYLMQWIDNLDILLDLNGVTALAPFLSEDSLDRIVEKIETIGDLSHVVGLAPFLSDKTINNLVDMALAKGHIGDCVGLYPFLESDTARKLADQLMKEGNMKEFIKLAPFL, encoded by the coding sequence ATGTTTAGTACATTAGAAGTTGGAAGAAAAATTGCAGAATTTCGTAAACAAAAGAATATGACACAGATGGAGTTAGCAGATGCCTTAGGAATAAGTTATCAGGCAGTCAGTAATTGGGAGAGAGGGAATTCTATGCCGGATATCTCCAAGCTATCCGAACTAGTATCGGTACTGGATTGCACCATTGATGAACTTCTTGGTAATAAGAAGGAAAGCGATTTGTTCCAAAATATTATTAAAGGAAAAGAAAAGGAATATGTGAAAGAACAAAAGATATCCATTGAAGATGTGGCCTCTGCCGGTCCGGCTCTTAAGCCAAGTCAGACAGAGAGTTTATTGGAAACAATTATCACAGAAAATGCTGATAAGGTGTCCTTAAAGGATCTGGTAAAAGTTGCACCTTTTGTTAGCGAAGAATACTTAATGCAATGGATTGATAATCTGGATATTCTACTGGATTTAAATGGTGTAACAGCATTGGCGCCTTTCTTATCAGAAGATTCTCTTGATCGTATTGTCGAGAAGATTGAAACAATCGGGGATTTATCACATGTGGTTGGGCTGGCACCTTTTTTATCCGATAAGACCATTAATAATTTAGTAGATATGGCTTTAGCCAAAGGACATATCGGAGATTGTGTTGGTTTATATCCTTTTCTTGAAAGTGACACCGCAAGAAAATTGGCTGACCAACTGATGAAGGAAGGCAATATGAAGGAATTTATAAAACTTGCTCCATTTTTATAA
- a CDS encoding aspartate kinase has translation MIKVVKFGGSSLANAEQFKKVGAIIRSEEARRYVVPSAPGKRDSKDTKVTDMLYHCYDMAVAEEDTTKALDDIKKRYMEIIEGLNLSMSLDKEFEQIAVDFKAKKGSDYAASRGEYLNGLIMAEYLGFEFIDAKDVIFFDNNGVFDADKTDAVLIERLKSTERAVIPGFYGALENGDIKTFSRGGSDITGSIVAKAVQADIYENWTDVSGFLVGDPRIIKDPEVISTITYKELRELSYMGAGVLHEDAIFPVRKEGIPINIRNTNAPEDPGTMIVKNTCLKPEYTITGIAGKKGFVAINIEKDMMNSEIGFGRKVLRVFEENGISFEHMPSGIDTLTVFVHQDEFVEKEQSVLAGLDHAANPDSVDLESDLALIAVVGRGMRQTRGTAGRIFSALAHANVNVKMIDQGSSELNIIIGVSNKDFEVAINAIYNIFVLAKL, from the coding sequence ATGATTAAAGTAGTTAAATTCGGCGGGAGTTCCTTAGCAAACGCAGAACAATTCAAAAAGGTGGGGGCCATTATTCGTTCTGAAGAAGCGAGAAGGTATGTAGTTCCTTCAGCGCCCGGTAAACGTGATTCCAAGGATACGAAAGTAACAGATATGCTTTACCATTGCTACGATATGGCAGTGGCAGAAGAGGATACAACAAAAGCCCTGGATGATATAAAAAAGCGTTATATGGAGATTATAGAAGGTCTTAACCTTTCAATGTCTCTTGATAAGGAATTTGAGCAGATAGCTGTTGACTTTAAAGCAAAAAAAGGTTCCGATTATGCTGCTTCCAGAGGAGAATATCTAAACGGTCTCATCATGGCAGAGTATTTAGGGTTTGAATTTATAGATGCAAAGGATGTTATATTTTTTGATAATAACGGTGTGTTTGATGCTGATAAAACAGATGCCGTGTTGATTGAAAGACTGAAAAGTACGGAAAGGGCAGTTATACCTGGATTTTATGGAGCTCTGGAAAATGGAGATATTAAGACATTTTCCCGCGGCGGTTCCGATATTACAGGCTCTATCGTAGCAAAAGCTGTACAAGCTGACATATATGAGAACTGGACGGATGTGTCCGGCTTCCTGGTTGGAGACCCCAGAATCATTAAGGACCCGGAAGTAATATCAACTATTACTTACAAGGAACTTCGTGAGTTATCCTACATGGGAGCTGGTGTTTTGCATGAAGATGCTATTTTCCCGGTAAGAAAAGAAGGCATTCCTATTAATATCCGAAATACCAATGCACCGGAAGACCCGGGAACTATGATTGTAAAGAATACCTGCTTAAAGCCTGAATATACCATTACCGGTATTGCTGGAAAGAAAGGCTTTGTAGCAATTAATATAGAAAAAGATATGATGAACTCGGAGATTGGTTTTGGGAGAAAAGTACTTCGTGTATTCGAAGAAAATGGAATATCCTTTGAACATATGCCTTCCGGAATTGATACTTTGACAGTTTTTGTTCACCAGGACGAGTTTGTTGAAAAAGAGCAGAGTGTATTAGCAGGTTTAGACCATGCTGCCAACCCGGATTCTGTTGATTTGGAAAGCGATTTGGCTCTTATTGCTGTCGTTGGGAGAGGTATGCGTCAGACCAGAGGAACAGCGGGAAGAATCTTCTCAGCCCTTGCCCATGCTAATGTAAATGTTAAAATGATAGACCAAGGCTCCAGTGAACTCAACATTATTATTGGGGTAAGTAATAAGGATTTTGAAGTAGCTATCAACGCTATTTATAATATTTTCGTATTAGCGAAGTTATAA
- a CDS encoding DMT family transporter gives MKPTAHSSYVYAILAAFLFSLNAPFSKLLLNDLPPTFLAALLYLGAGFGMILLHLIASTSHRRQEARLTKKELPYIFGMIFLDIAAPILLMLGLTKTSAANTSLLGNFEIVTTALIAGFIFKETIGSRLWKALFLITAGCLILSMNDIRSLDFSSGSLLVLAASVCWGFENNCTRMLSLKSPMEIVILKGCGSGIGALLISIVTEHITLRISFILAAFVLGFISYGLSIFFYVLAQRELGAARTGALYAVAPFLGVLLSFLIFHGQLSFGFFISLLLFLAGAYLASSERHRHLHIHDSLTHEHRHSHNDGHHYHNHQESVTGEHSHIHTHVSLSHSHSHTPDLHHTHNHTHSHNHNHSHNNIHSHNNIHSHNNKH, from the coding sequence ATGAAACCCACCGCACATTCTTCCTATGTATATGCCATATTAGCAGCCTTTTTATTCAGTTTAAATGCTCCCTTTTCGAAGCTGCTCTTAAATGACCTTCCGCCTACCTTCCTGGCAGCTTTATTATACCTGGGAGCAGGCTTTGGTATGATCCTGCTTCATCTGATTGCCAGCACATCTCACCGACGTCAGGAGGCCAGACTAACAAAAAAAGAGCTGCCCTATATCTTTGGGATGATATTCCTGGATATTGCAGCTCCCATATTATTAATGCTCGGCTTGACAAAAACCAGTGCTGCCAATACCTCCCTTTTAGGTAACTTTGAAATTGTGACAACTGCCCTTATTGCAGGTTTCATCTTTAAGGAAACCATTGGCAGCAGGCTCTGGAAGGCTCTCTTTCTTATTACTGCCGGTTGTCTGATACTTAGTATGAATGATATCAGAAGCCTTGACTTCTCCTCCGGCTCTCTTCTTGTATTAGCAGCAAGTGTTTGCTGGGGTTTTGAAAATAACTGCACCCGAATGCTCTCCCTTAAGAGTCCCATGGAAATTGTCATCCTAAAAGGCTGCGGTTCCGGAATTGGTGCCTTGCTTATAAGCATCGTTACCGAACATATTACCCTGCGTATTTCTTTTATACTGGCAGCCTTTGTTCTTGGTTTTATTTCTTATGGCCTTAGTATCTTTTTTTATGTACTGGCACAGAGAGAATTGGGAGCTGCAAGAACGGGAGCATTATATGCTGTTGCTCCTTTTCTTGGGGTGCTGCTATCCTTCCTGATTTTTCATGGACAGCTGTCCTTTGGCTTTTTTATCTCTCTTCTTCTCTTTCTGGCAGGCGCTTATCTGGCTTCCAGTGAGAGACACAGGCATCTGCATATACATGATTCTCTAACACATGAACACAGGCACAGCCACAATGACGGACATCATTATCATAACCACCAAGAGTCAGTGACCGGAGAACACAGCCATATACATACCCATGTTTCCCTAAGCCATTCTCATAGTCATACGCCTGACCTGCATCATACTCACAATCATACTCATAGCCATAATCACAATCACAGCCATAATAACATTCACAGCCATAATAACATTCACAGCCATAATAACAAACATTAA
- the yfcE gene encoding phosphodiesterase — protein MKLMIASDIHGSAYYCDKMLEAYKREGADKLLLLGDILYHGPRNDLPKGYEPKKVIELLNNLKDELLCVRGNCDTEVDQMVLNFPVLAEYCILYLNNRLVFATHGHHFNPDNKPSIKKGDILLNGHTHIPAWEEREDFIYVNPGSVSIPKENSPHSYILWEEEVYFKNLEGEIYKKVSLS, from the coding sequence ATGAAATTAATGATTGCATCGGATATACATGGATCTGCCTATTACTGTGATAAAATGCTGGAAGCATATAAGAGAGAGGGAGCAGATAAGCTGCTTTTATTGGGGGATATTCTGTATCATGGACCAAGGAATGATTTGCCTAAGGGCTATGAACCGAAAAAAGTTATTGAGCTTCTAAATAACTTAAAGGATGAACTTCTCTGTGTTCGGGGTAATTGTGATACAGAAGTTGATCAAATGGTATTAAATTTCCCTGTTCTGGCAGAATACTGCATCCTTTATTTGAATAACCGCCTGGTATTTGCTACCCACGGCCACCATTTTAATCCGGATAATAAGCCCTCCATTAAGAAAGGAGATATCCTTTTAAATGGACATACCCATATTCCGGCATGGGAGGAGAGGGAGGATTTTATCTATGTCAACCCAGGTTCTGTATCCATACCGAAGGAAAATAGTCCGCATAGTTATATCCTTTGGGAGGAGGAAGTGTATTTTAAGAATCTGGAAGGTGAAATTTATAAAAAAGTTTCTCTTTCATAG